One window of the Allosaccharopolyspora coralli genome contains the following:
- the fmdA gene encoding formamidase has protein sequence MPETVFRVDQSQSMREQEVPGHNRWHPDIPAAVSVRPGDVFRIECKDWTDGQVVNDDSANDIRDMVLDHNHMLSGPIHVEGAEPGDLLVVDYLDLGAAHSGASGVGDEPGEGWGYTGIFAQSNGGGFLTDHYPSAGKAVWDFHGKYATSRHLPGVRIASNVHAGLAGCAPSAELLAKWNRREQALIDTDPQRVPPLALPPLEDHALLGTLSGGELQRAAREAARTVPPREHGGNVDIKNLSIGSRVLYPVYVPGAKFSIGDLHFAQGDGEISFCGAVEMGGYVDVHVDLIKDGVNKYKATTPIFQPGRHEPRYDEFVSFIGISVDEAGDQHYMNATVAYKRACLHAIDYLTQFGYTGEQAYLILCAAPIEGRVSGIVDIPNACCSLYLPTGIFDVDIRPTGDGPTTVDRGQCATAS, from the coding sequence ATGCCAGAGACCGTGTTCCGTGTGGATCAGTCCCAGTCGATGCGCGAGCAGGAGGTTCCCGGACACAACCGGTGGCATCCCGACATTCCGGCAGCCGTCTCGGTCCGGCCCGGCGACGTCTTCCGCATCGAATGCAAGGACTGGACCGACGGCCAGGTCGTCAACGACGACTCGGCGAACGACATCCGCGACATGGTCCTCGACCACAACCACATGCTCTCCGGGCCGATCCACGTCGAGGGCGCCGAGCCCGGTGACCTGCTGGTCGTGGACTACCTCGACCTCGGGGCCGCCCACAGCGGCGCCTCCGGTGTGGGTGACGAGCCCGGCGAGGGCTGGGGTTACACGGGAATCTTCGCCCAAAGCAACGGCGGCGGGTTCCTCACCGACCACTACCCCTCCGCAGGCAAGGCCGTCTGGGACTTCCACGGCAAGTACGCGACCTCTCGGCACCTGCCCGGCGTCAGGATCGCCTCCAACGTGCACGCGGGCCTGGCGGGCTGCGCCCCGTCGGCGGAACTGCTGGCCAAGTGGAATCGCCGAGAACAAGCACTGATCGACACCGACCCGCAGCGCGTGCCGCCACTGGCTCTGCCGCCGCTGGAGGACCACGCGCTGCTGGGCACCCTGAGCGGCGGCGAGCTCCAGCGCGCCGCCCGCGAAGCCGCGCGCACCGTGCCCCCGCGCGAGCACGGCGGCAATGTCGACATCAAGAATCTCTCCATCGGCTCCCGGGTGCTCTACCCGGTGTACGTCCCGGGTGCGAAGTTCTCGATCGGCGATCTGCACTTCGCGCAGGGCGACGGCGAGATCAGCTTCTGCGGCGCGGTCGAGATGGGCGGTTACGTCGACGTCCACGTGGACCTGATCAAAGACGGCGTGAACAAGTACAAGGCCACCACGCCGATCTTCCAGCCGGGCAGGCACGAGCCGCGCTACGACGAGTTCGTGTCGTTCATCGGCATCTCGGTCGACGAGGCGGGCGACCAGCACTACATGAACGCGACCGTCGCCTACAAACGCGCCTGCCTGCACGCGATCGACTACCTGACCCAGTTCGGCTACACCGGCGAACAGGCCTATCTCATCCTCTGCGCCGCGCCGATCGAGGGACGGGTCAGCGGCATCGTCGACATTCCCAACGCCTGCTGCTCGCTGTACCTGCCCACCGGCATCTTCGACGTCGACATCCGCCCGACCGGGGACGGGCCCACCACCGTCGACCGTGGACAGTGCGCCACGGCGAGCTGA
- a CDS encoding sugar phosphate isomerase/epimerase family protein has product MPKIGVQMMMLKDKVEQTGPYEVLRRLRDSGFSAVEVSQIAMTPENVAEMRRAKDELGTDFGALSAGLGGGPNDSLLEDFGKIVKDAKELGSSRLRIGMMPFPAMASHEALLEFCRQAEDVSTRLADEDITLYYHNHHIEFAKRGGSTLLDIIRTEAPTMRLEIDVHWVQRGGKDPVRTLQRYAGLVDLVHLKDYRVGELEPAAFEALQNGDRAAFMQAFTGVVQFGEVGEGNLDWTEIVDESLASGAEYLFIEQDQQYGRDPYDCLKTSRDNLVTLGYENLF; this is encoded by the coding sequence ATGCCCAAGATCGGTGTCCAGATGATGATGCTGAAGGACAAGGTCGAGCAGACAGGGCCGTACGAGGTCCTCCGGCGCCTCCGGGACTCGGGATTCTCCGCCGTCGAGGTCTCGCAGATCGCGATGACCCCGGAGAACGTGGCCGAAATGCGCCGCGCCAAGGACGAACTCGGCACCGACTTCGGCGCCTTGTCCGCCGGACTGGGTGGCGGGCCGAACGATTCCCTCTTGGAGGACTTCGGCAAGATCGTCAAGGACGCCAAGGAGTTGGGTTCCTCCCGGCTGCGTATCGGCATGATGCCGTTCCCGGCGATGGCCTCGCACGAGGCGCTGTTGGAGTTCTGTCGCCAGGCGGAGGACGTCTCCACCCGTCTCGCCGACGAGGACATCACGCTCTATTACCACAACCATCACATCGAGTTCGCGAAGCGCGGGGGCAGCACCCTGCTCGACATCATCCGGACCGAAGCACCCACGATGCGCCTCGAGATCGACGTGCACTGGGTGCAGCGCGGCGGGAAGGACCCCGTCCGCACCTTGCAGAGATACGCGGGCCTGGTGGACCTCGTGCATCTCAAGGACTACCGCGTTGGTGAGCTGGAACCGGCCGCGTTCGAGGCGCTGCAGAACGGGGACCGCGCCGCGTTCATGCAGGCTTTCACCGGGGTGGTGCAGTTCGGTGAGGTCGGCGAGGGCAACCTCGACTGGACCGAGATCGTCGATGAGTCACTGGCTTCCGGCGCCGAGTACCTGTTCATCGAGCAGGACCAGCAGTACGGCCGGGACCCGTACGACTGCCTGAAGACCTCCCGCGACAACCTCGTGACACTCGGGTACGAGAACCTGTTCTGA